A DNA window from Vicugna pacos unplaced genomic scaffold, VicPac4 scaffold_149, whole genome shotgun sequence contains the following coding sequences:
- the LOC140695131 gene encoding uncharacterized protein produces the protein MPEATAQSPRSIHLWQLGQKKARKLFPLASTSVALESVEAERKSPALRFEGPPATARGAGVFRVAQQGNQVTEGTVLGILVVRDMGTPLNSEEGQRDSSWKQGFQGDTLPRTGGLCPEQTPGRQCGAVGSSSEKGAGEPGDHACKDHPHGMAKELVVPRLLMYVWRTRFNDSASLQDNSLKRRTDRAGGDLGFLPGMRWGSQPRSAFSAWMLKDQAHLKF, from the exons atgccagaagccactgcccagt ctccccgcagcatccacctgtggcaacttggccaaaagaaggcaagaaagctctttcccctcgccagcaccagcgtggctttggagtcagtggaggctgagagaaagagccccgccctgaggtttgaggggcctccagccacagccagaggagcgggggttttcagagtggcccagcagggaaaccag gtcactgaagggactgtgctgggcatcttggtggtcagggacatgggaacacctctaaactctgaagaaggacagagagactcttcctggaagcaaggattccagggagacaccttgcccagaactgggggactgtgtcctgagcagacccctgggaggcaatgtggggctgtggggtcctcttctgagaagggagcag gagaacctggagaccatgcctgcaaggaccaccctcatgggatggccaaggagctcgtggtacccag gctgcttatgtacgtttggaggaccaggttcaatgactcagcatccctccaggacaatagcctcaagagaagaacagacagagcaggaggagatctggggtttctcccaggaatgag gtggggttcccaaccccgctcagccttctctgcatggatgctgaaggaccaggcccacctgaagttctga